A single Lactuca sativa cultivar Salinas chromosome 8, Lsat_Salinas_v11, whole genome shotgun sequence DNA region contains:
- the LOC111886653 gene encoding pathogenesis-related genes transcriptional activator PTI6 gives MEVDRTMSVRSAVKFSEHVVTTSKLLHRDPPASSIKQRIVRITLTDPYATDSSSEDEERVIKRVKKHVSVIEFSTPSLKFNKRSSGSAEKKFRGVRRRPWGRWAAEIRDPNRRKRVWLGTFDSPEEAATVYDDAAVKLKGPAAVTNFPRVTVTKTVTVDKQSLTTTTTTTTSSSGSEGVLNNTAMSPTSVLRGNAEQTPFDRLDCLDMESLGFGIDMPFDLPDFVVSENYCGEEFGDFNIDDFLVDFRESY, from the coding sequence ATGGAGGTCGATCGTACGATGTCCGTACGATCGGCTGTGAAATTCTCGGAGCACGTTGTAACAACGAGTAAATTACTTCACAGAGACCCTCCAGCGTCGTCGATTAAGCAGAGAATCGTTAGAATCACGCTAACTGATCCCTATGCTACCGATTCCTCCAGCGAAGACGAAGAACGAGTCATTAAGAGAGTGAAGAAGCACGTTTCGGTAATCGAATTTAGCACGCCGTCTCTGAAATTCAATAAAAGGAGTAGCGGATCTGCAGAGAAGAAGTTCAGAGGTGTTCGTCGGAGGCCGTGGGGCCGATGGGCGGCGGAGATCCGTGATCCGAATAGGAGGAAAAGAGTTTGGCTAGGGACGTTTGATTCACCTGAAGAAGCTGCGACGGTGTACGACGATGCTGCCGTTAAATTGAAAGGTCCCGCCGCCGTTACGAACTTTCCTCGTGTCACCGTTACAAAAACCGTAACTGTCGATAAACAAAGCTTAACGACgacgaccaccaccaccaccagtagTAGCGGCAGCGAAGGAGTGTTGAACAACACCGCTATGTCACCGACGTCCGTGCTCCGGGGTAACGCCGAGCAAACGCCGTTTGACAGGCTTGACTGCTTGGACATGGAGTCTCTTGGATTTGGTATCGATATGCCGTTTGATTTGCCGGATTTTGTGGTGTCGGAGAATTACTGCGGGGAGGAGTTCGGCGACTTTAACATTGATGATTTTCTCGTTGACTTTCGAGAaagttattaa